A single window of Herpetosiphon gulosus DNA harbors:
- the nuoF gene encoding NADH-quinone oxidoreductase subunit NuoF has translation MPKTELKEYIVMRNREIENIRDLDVYLANGGYSMAKQALTSMTPAAIIDEVKKSGLRGRGGAGFPTGVKWSFVPKELNPKYLVVNADESEPGTFNNHEIIDENPHQLLEGIVISAFAIGAHVAYIYIRGEFAYGARFLEQKIAEARARGLIGKNLFGTGYDVEIYVHRGAGAYICGEETALLESLEGKIGQPRLKPPFPAVAGLYAKPTVVNNVETLTNVPRIIEKGADWFRSFGTEKSPGTKAVSISGHVKNPGNYEIPLGITIREFIFDWAGGMRDPNLPLKFIIPGGASSNWLTEQHLDLPMTWDDMAAAGTMLGSGAMVVLDTSVPVVRAALKVDEFFKHESCGKCSPCREGTHFLVKVWERIDEGHGRVGDIELLADVGKQMLGKCFCPLGDSSVSAVNSAIKFFRPELDAAIDAQH, from the coding sequence ATGCCTAAGACAGAACTCAAAGAATATATTGTGATGCGCAATCGCGAAATTGAAAATATTCGCGATCTTGATGTGTATCTGGCAAATGGCGGTTATTCAATGGCCAAGCAAGCCTTGACCAGCATGACTCCAGCCGCGATTATCGACGAAGTGAAAAAATCGGGCTTGCGCGGTCGTGGCGGCGCTGGCTTCCCCACCGGGGTTAAATGGAGCTTCGTTCCTAAGGAATTAAACCCCAAATATTTGGTGGTTAACGCCGACGAGAGCGAGCCAGGCACGTTCAACAACCACGAAATTATCGATGAAAATCCGCATCAATTGCTCGAAGGGATTGTGATCAGTGCCTTTGCAATTGGTGCACATGTCGCTTATATCTACATTCGCGGCGAATTTGCCTATGGGGCACGCTTCCTTGAGCAAAAAATTGCCGAAGCCCGCGCCCGTGGCTTAATCGGTAAGAATTTGTTTGGCACTGGTTATGATGTGGAAATTTATGTCCATCGCGGAGCTGGAGCTTACATTTGTGGCGAAGAAACCGCTTTGCTCGAATCGCTCGAAGGCAAGATCGGCCAGCCACGCTTGAAGCCACCATTCCCAGCCGTCGCTGGTTTGTATGCCAAGCCAACCGTGGTCAACAACGTTGAAACCTTGACCAATGTGCCGCGCATTATCGAAAAAGGCGCTGATTGGTTCCGCTCGTTTGGCACCGAAAAATCGCCTGGCACCAAAGCAGTTTCAATTAGCGGCCACGTCAAAAACCCGGGCAACTATGAAATTCCCTTGGGTATCACGATTCGCGAGTTCATTTTCGATTGGGCTGGCGGCATGCGCGACCCTAATTTGCCCTTGAAGTTCATTATTCCAGGCGGCGCTTCATCCAACTGGCTCACCGAGCAACACCTCGATTTGCCCATGACTTGGGATGATATGGCCGCTGCTGGCACAATGCTTGGCTCAGGCGCGATGGTTGTGCTGGATACCTCGGTTCCAGTGGTGCGAGCGGCCTTGAAGGTTGACGAGTTCTTCAAACACGAATCGTGTGGCAAGTGTTCGCCCTGCCGCGAAGGCACGCACTTCTTGGTCAAGGTGTGGGAGCGGATCGACGAGGGCCACGGACGAGTTGGCGATATTGAATTATTGGCTGATGTTGGCAAGCAAATGCTTGGCAAGTGTTTCTGCCCACTGGGCGATTCATCAGTTTCAGCCGTCAATAGCGCGATCAAATTCTTTCGGCCTGAGCTTGATGCAGCGATCGATGCACAACACTAA
- a CDS encoding NADH-quinone oxidoreductase subunit C, with product MIDRATLEQRVSAQFPTVRIGDESGDLCFTVERQQLPALAGWLRDEPDLAFTFLNQLCGVDYLGRDPRFEVVVHLTSFQNKMRVTLHIEVPEAEPTIPTLARLFPTANFQERETYDMFGIIFTGHPGLERILMPEDWLGHPQRKDHPLGYEEVAFTHNEDWIYANKPFAKE from the coding sequence CCCTACCGTTCGCATTGGCGATGAATCCGGCGATTTGTGCTTCACCGTCGAACGCCAGCAATTGCCAGCGCTGGCTGGTTGGCTGCGCGATGAGCCTGATCTCGCCTTTACCTTTTTAAATCAATTATGTGGGGTCGATTACCTCGGACGTGATCCACGCTTTGAGGTAGTGGTTCATTTGACCTCATTTCAAAATAAAATGCGGGTAACGTTGCATATCGAAGTGCCCGAAGCCGAACCAACCATTCCAACTTTGGCTCGGCTGTTTCCAACTGCCAACTTCCAAGAGCGCGAAACCTACGATATGTTTGGCATCATCTTCACGGGGCATCCGGGCTTGGAACGCATTTTGATGCCCGAGGACTGGTTAGGCCATCCCCAGCGCAAGGATCATCCCTTGGGCTATGAGGAAGTGGCCTTCACCCATAACGAAGATTGGATTTATGCCAATAAGCCCTTCGCGAAGGAGTAA
- a CDS encoding NAD(P)H-dependent oxidoreductase subunit E: MLYEQHKAEIDGILARYPVDRKRSALLPLLYLAQDVYGRLDRDSIREVAEILDLPYTDVFEVVGFYTLFYNEEVGKVVLDVCDDVPCCFCGAEELVADLENRLGIKAGETTKDKVFTLRRVKCIAACDQAPVLQANLEFHNRVLPDKVEAMLTKLRNDVESGKPVSISGRLAER, from the coding sequence GTGCTGTACGAACAACACAAGGCTGAAATTGATGGAATTTTGGCCCGTTATCCTGTAGATCGCAAACGCTCGGCCTTGTTGCCGTTGTTATATTTGGCCCAAGATGTCTATGGCCGCTTGGATCGCGATTCGATTCGCGAAGTGGCCGAGATTCTCGATTTGCCCTATACCGATGTTTTTGAGGTCGTAGGTTTTTATACACTCTTTTATAACGAAGAAGTTGGCAAGGTTGTGCTCGATGTCTGCGACGACGTGCCATGCTGCTTCTGTGGTGCTGAAGAGTTGGTCGCCGATTTGGAAAATCGCCTGGGGATCAAAGCTGGCGAAACCACCAAAGATAAGGTCTTTACCTTGCGCCGCGTGAAATGTATTGCTGCTTGCGATCAAGCCCCAGTGCTGCAAGCCAACTTAGAGTTTCACAACCGCGTCTTGCCCGATAAAGTCGAAGCTATGCTCACCAAGCTGCGCAACGATGTCGAATCTGGCAAGCCCGTGAGCATCTCTGGCCGCCTTGCAGAACGCTAA
- the nuoD gene encoding NADH dehydrogenase (quinone) subunit D translates to MVLSMGPQHPSTHGVLRLAVELNGENVVQLAPDVGFLHTGIEKTIETKTYTKSIVLTDRMDYLAPMSNNMVYVAAIEKLMQQDVPERAQTLRVLLLELTRINSHLVWLGTHALDLAAMSVFFYAMREREYILDIFEMLTGARMMTSYFRVGGLAWDIPADFIPTVEDFLTHFLPKVDEYEDLLTNNLLWKQRTKGVGVVNAADAIALGLSGANLRASGVDWDLRKTMPYSGYETYQFDVPVGQAGDIYDRYRCRVQEMRESVKIARQAIERVKQMHGQPYVTENRKVAPPPKSEITYSMESLIHHFKLWTEGFRPPRGSAYAAIESPRGEIGCYVVSDGTPKPWRVHFRAPSFINLQALPHIAKGKLMADLVALIASIDPVLGEVDR, encoded by the coding sequence ATGGTGCTAAGCATGGGGCCACAACACCCTTCAACTCACGGGGTGCTACGGCTAGCCGTCGAACTCAATGGCGAAAACGTGGTGCAACTGGCTCCCGACGTGGGCTTTTTGCACACTGGCATCGAAAAAACCATCGAAACCAAAACCTACACCAAATCAATTGTGCTGACCGACCGCATGGATTACCTTGCGCCAATGTCGAACAATATGGTGTATGTGGCGGCGATTGAAAAATTGATGCAGCAAGATGTGCCAGAACGTGCCCAAACCTTGCGGGTGTTGTTGCTGGAACTGACACGGATCAACTCGCACTTGGTTTGGTTGGGCACGCACGCGCTCGACTTGGCCGCAATGAGTGTGTTTTTCTATGCGATGCGCGAACGTGAGTATATTCTCGATATTTTCGAGATGCTAACTGGCGCACGCATGATGACCAGCTATTTCCGCGTTGGCGGCTTGGCATGGGATATTCCCGCCGACTTCATTCCAACTGTGGAAGATTTCTTGACCCACTTTTTGCCCAAGGTCGATGAATATGAAGATTTGTTGACCAACAACTTGTTGTGGAAACAACGCACCAAAGGCGTTGGTGTGGTCAATGCTGCTGATGCAATTGCCCTCGGTTTGTCGGGTGCGAACTTACGCGCCAGCGGTGTCGATTGGGATTTGCGCAAAACTATGCCCTACAGCGGCTACGAAACCTACCAATTCGATGTCCCAGTCGGCCAAGCTGGCGATATTTACGATCGCTATCGCTGTCGGGTGCAAGAAATGCGCGAAAGCGTCAAGATTGCCCGCCAAGCAATCGAACGGGTCAAGCAAATGCATGGCCAGCCCTATGTGACCGAAAATCGTAAGGTTGCACCACCACCCAAGAGCGAAATTACCTACAGCATGGAATCGCTGATTCACCACTTTAAGCTGTGGACGGAAGGCTTCCGCCCACCGCGTGGTTCGGCCTACGCGGCAATCGAATCACCCCGGGGTGAAATTGGCTGTTATGTGGTGAGCGATGGCACTCCCAAACCATGGCGTGTCCACTTCCGCGCACCGTCATTTATTAATTTGCAAGCCTTGCCCCACATCGCCAAAGGCAAATTGATGGCCGACTTGGTGGCATTGATTGCGAGCATCGATCCGGTGCTTGGTGAAGTGGATCGTTAA